GCAGTAGGTGCTTATCTGATTGAGACAGGTGAATTGGACGGAGTTTTTCTTGCTATGCTGATTATGATTACGTTAACTGTGTTTGAAGATGCGCCAGCAATGGCTGTGTTCCCGATTCATTTTAACGATAGTCGTCGTTCTGCCAAACGGTTATTTTCCATTATGGAGCAAAAAGACGGACAGGAACAGGCGCACGTTTCGGTTGCCAAAACGTTAACGATCAATAAGCCACCAGAAATCACATTGGAAAATGTTAGCTTTACATTTACTGGAGAAGAACGGCGAGCTGTTGAACAGGTAGATGTTCACCTTCCTAGCGGTTCAAAAACAGCACTCGTAGGGGCAAGCGGTTCAGGGAAGTCAACGCTTATGCAGTTAATGCTTTATTTGGTTACACCGGAGGAAGGAAGGATCATGATAAATGGAATAGAATTAGCGCATGCGGATGAGGAAAGTATTTGGCAATTAGCGAATGTTGTTTTACAAGAGAATCATTTCTTTTATGGTACCATTCGCGATAACTTATTGCTGGCTAATGATACTGCTACCGATGAAGAATTACAATCCATTTTAGCTATTGTGCAATTGGAGCATTTTCATTTAGAGGATAAAGTGTATGAACGAGGAGAAAACTTGTCCGGCGGTGAAAAACAACGACTTGCTATTGCCCGAGCGATGTTAAAAGGCGGCTCATTTTGGGTATTGGATGAGCCAACATCCTCTTTAGATGCGGTTACAGAGCAAGCCATCTATGAACACTTATTCAGGCAAACGGCAGATGACACCGTTGTGCTCATTAGTCACCGTTTAGCAGGATTGGAAAAAATGGATCAAATCATTGTCATGGATGAAGGGAAAGTCGTGGAAGTTGGTACATTTACAGAATTGATGGAAAAACAAGGGTCTTTCTATGAAATGAAGGAATTGGAGAATAATTTGTTGTAACTCACATAAAAAGCATGAAGAGGTGGCGGCTCTTTCATGGTTTTTTGTTGCGCCCTGCAATGGCGAATACAAGGTGGTGAAAGTCCATTTTCCATTACAGGCTTGGCAGGAAATGTTTGCGAAAGACAAGGTGGATATTGCGAGATAATGGCTGAAGGAAGTCGGGCGCAAACTCCTGAACCGGCGAACAGAAGCATTAGACAATGAATCTGGAAACAGAGTGGAGAATCTACGCACGTAGAGGACAATTAATTCGCTTAGGTATCGATAATCATAAAGCTGATGCATGGGCGAATACAAGGAAGGTTACTGGTTCATATCCAGTAGCTACGTACTTCATCGTTCATGAACAAAAAAAGAACTGGCATCGAGAGGATATAAAGATATCGCTCTACAATACCAGTTCGTACACTCAAACGATTGAACCACCGTATACGGAACCGTACGTACGATGGGTTAAGAGGGACGAAAAGTGACTTAACTTTTCCC
Above is a genomic segment from Litoribacterium kuwaitense containing:
- the cydC gene encoding thiol reductant ABC exporter subunit CydC, whose amino-acid sequence is MKELTSIMRMMMKEKKDIVLSIILGFIAGLAAVLLFSASGYLISKAAFAPPFYTLMLVIASVKLLSFIRAFSRYGERYVSHRGTFTMLSQLRMAFYEKLEPLAPGIFQKYRSGDLLSRIVGDVESLQNLFLRVVYPPIVLALVFMSTIFFTMFYSIETAVILFGGFLLTAIVIPAIFAARQRTIDSKVRLKRAALSTEVTELLYGFRDLKIYQQLDDKEKQLLQASDAYITEQEQEEKTTLFNQSLNQFVSLLVTAAVLAVGAYLIETGELDGVFLAMLIMITLTVFEDAPAMAVFPIHFNDSRRSAKRLFSIMEQKDGQEQAHVSVAKTLTINKPPEITLENVSFTFTGEERRAVEQVDVHLPSGSKTALVGASGSGKSTLMQLMLYLVTPEEGRIMINGIELAHADEESIWQLANVVLQENHFFYGTIRDNLLLANDTATDEELQSILAIVQLEHFHLEDKVYERGENLSGGEKQRLAIARAMLKGGSFWVLDEPTSSLDAVTEQAIYEHLFRQTADDTVVLISHRLAGLEKMDQIIVMDEGKVVEVGTFTELMEKQGSFYEMKELENNLL